One part of the Dioscorea cayenensis subsp. rotundata cultivar TDr96_F1 chromosome 2, TDr96_F1_v2_PseudoChromosome.rev07_lg8_w22 25.fasta, whole genome shotgun sequence genome encodes these proteins:
- the LOC120273135 gene encoding uncharacterized protein LOC120273135, which yields MTVNATGASCKGRDQLRQHHHDRLVEQLEKVEIVSGKGKNQESSLARPGDTRWGSHYTTILRLISMWTSNLEVLQNVHDDGASSNNRDIVASLIDKMENYQFIFVMYLMRRLLGMTNELSLALQQKDQNIVQAMRLIEAVKARLQHFRETGWEEFLEEVTSFCKGNSIDVPNMEDNMPIRGRSRREGQFITHFHHYRVEIFCEVIDLISQEMLNRFPEASTELLLLVSCLDPRDSFFKFNIHKLLRLAELYPEDCSGTERMMLEDQFATFIYDVRHDDDFANIGDLGGFAIKMVDTGKCTIFPLVYRLIELALVLRVATASVERTFSVMNIVKSDLRNKMGDEWMNDSMIVYIEKEVFATIDNETILQCFQKMQTRRIQLPPLSSMRRTDDSFSLSVHR from the exons ATGACTGTGAATGCCACCGGAGCGTCATGTAAAGGAAGAGATCAACTTCGGCAACATCATCATGATAGATTGGTTGAGCAATTGGAGAAGGTGGAGATAGTCAGTGGTAAAggaaaaaatcaagaatccagTTTAGCACGACCCGGGGATACTCGTTGGGGATCGCATTACACTACAATTCTCCGGCTAATTTCTATGTGGACCTCAAATTTAGAGGTACTCCAAAATGTGCATGATGATGGGGCTTCTAGTAATAATAGAGACATAGTGGCAAGTTTGATTGACAAAATGGAGAATTACCAGTTTATATTTGTGATGTACTTGATGAGGCGTTTATTGGGGATGACAAATGAGTTGTCACTTGCGTTACAACAAAAAGACCAAAATATTGTTCAAGCCATGCGATTGATTGAAGCGGTGAAAGCTCGTCTTCAACATTTTAGGGAGACAGGatgggaggagtttttggaagAAGTTACCTCTTTTTGTAAGGGTAACTCAATTGATGTGCCTAATATGGAGGATAATATGCCAATTCGTGGTCGTTCTAGGCGGGAAGGACAATTTATTACTCATTTTCACCATTATCGTGTAGAGATTTTTTGTGag gttattgatttgatttctcaAGAAATGCTCAACCGCTTTCCTGAAGCTAGCACGGAGTTACTTCTTTTGGTATCATGCCTTGATCCTAGggactcattttttaaattcaacatCCATAAGCTACTCCGTCTTGCAGAGTTGTACCCTGAAGACTGCTCAGGGACTGAACGTATGATGCTTGAGGATCAATTTGCTACTTTCATTTATGATGTGCgacatgatgatgattttgcaAATATCGGGGACTTGGGAGGTTTTGCTATAAAGATGGTTGATACCGGCAAATGTACTATTTTTCCCCTCGTTTATCGTCTTATTGAGCTGGCATTGGTTTTGCGAGTTGCGACAGCTAGTGTTGAGAGGACATTTTCGGTAATGAATATTGTGAAATCTGACTTGCGCAACAAAATGGGAGACGAGTGGATGAATGATAGCATGATTGTCTATATTGAGAAAgaggtttttgcaactattgACAATGAGACAATcctacaatgttttcaaaaaatgcaaactcgccGTATTCAGTTACCACCTTTAAGTAGCATGCGTCGCACAGATGACAGTTTTAGCTTGAGTGTGCATAGATAA